In Bifidobacterium actinocoloniiforme DSM 22766, a genomic segment contains:
- the rplI gene encoding 50S ribosomal protein L9: MAKTSKVILTSTVGDLGNSGDVVDVKPGYARNFLIPKGLAFAWTKGAATQIESMRRARQAKLLATREDAVAAKSAIEGTVVEMHAKVSESGKLFGSISADAIAKALADKAPVEPRSISVEPIKTPGEFPAKVALHPEISASFTVKVTGDK, translated from the coding sequence ATGGCAAAGACAAGCAAGGTCATCCTGACCAGCACCGTTGGCGACCTGGGTAACTCCGGCGACGTAGTCGACGTGAAGCCCGGTTACGCCCGCAACTTCCTGATCCCCAAGGGCCTGGCCTTCGCCTGGACCAAGGGCGCCGCCACACAGATCGAGTCCATGCGCCGCGCCCGCCAGGCCAAGCTCCTGGCCACCCGCGAGGATGCCGTCGCAGCGAAGAGCGCGATCGAAGGCACTGTCGTTGAGATGCACGCCAAGGTCTCCGAGTCCGGTAAGCTTTTCGGCTCCATCTCGGCCGACGCGATTGCCAAGGCCCTGGCCGACAAGGCTCCGGTCGAGCCTCGCTCCATCTCGGTCGAACCAATCAAGACGCCGGGCGAATTCCCGGCCAAGGTGGCCCTCCACCCGGAGATCAGCGCCTCCTTCACCGTCAAGGTGACCGGCGACAAGTGA
- a CDS encoding histidine phosphatase family protein: MPATTIHFVRHGKVYNPNHVLYERLPGYHLSQRGARMAAATARFLALNPATQSVSALYTSPLERAQETAGIIRDQINLGRRERGERPLDLIEDGRLIEAGNEFRGKRIGRGDGALWRDGNWRLLTNLMRPSWGESYQSIAGRVSDFVREQLEHRPGEQIIVVSHESPIWSFRHMLETGRPEHNMLLRRTALASVTSVTFESGSGSVLGITYADPAARLA; this comes from the coding sequence TTGCCAGCGACCACCATTCATTTCGTCCGCCACGGAAAGGTTTACAACCCTAATCACGTGCTCTACGAGCGTCTGCCAGGCTATCATTTGTCCCAACGCGGGGCGAGGATGGCCGCCGCGACAGCTCGCTTCCTGGCCTTGAACCCCGCCACCCAGAGCGTGTCCGCCTTGTACACCTCGCCCCTGGAACGCGCTCAGGAGACCGCTGGCATCATACGCGACCAGATCAATCTGGGCCGTCGTGAGCGAGGGGAGCGCCCCTTGGACCTCATCGAGGACGGCCGTTTGATTGAAGCGGGCAACGAGTTCAGGGGCAAGAGAATCGGCCGTGGGGACGGCGCCTTGTGGCGGGACGGCAACTGGCGGCTCCTGACCAACCTGATGCGGCCCTCCTGGGGCGAGTCCTACCAGTCAATCGCCGGTCGTGTCAGCGACTTCGTGCGCGAGCAGTTGGAGCACAGGCCCGGCGAGCAGATCATCGTTGTCAGCCACGAATCACCCATCTGGAGCTTCCGCCACATGCTGGAGACCGGGCGCCCCGAGCACAACATGCTTTTGCGCCGGACGGCCCTGGCTTCTGTCACTTCGGTCACCTTCGAGTCCGGCAGTGGAAGCGTGCTCGGCATCACATATGCGGACCCGGCTGCGCGGCTGGCTTGA
- a CDS encoding GtrA family protein, whose translation MRKLIEQVAKFGVVGIIAFLIDIGVMNILLHLHLNNLLASTASFLISLAFNYLASMKYVFTHRDDMARWMEIVVFFVSAAIGLGINEVIIWAGTSMLPADAAVSMHAKYVLYTNASKIVSTVVVAIWNFIIRKWLLDAPAPGKPKNERSFARRLGAFSLAHRPFGWQ comes from the coding sequence GTGCGGAAATTAATTGAACAGGTGGCCAAGTTCGGCGTCGTAGGTATTATCGCTTTTCTGATTGACATCGGAGTGATGAACATCCTCCTCCACCTCCACCTGAACAACTTGCTGGCTTCCACGGCCTCCTTCCTGATTTCGCTGGCCTTCAACTACCTGGCGAGCATGAAGTACGTCTTCACCCACCGCGACGACATGGCCCGCTGGATGGAGATCGTGGTCTTCTTCGTCTCCGCTGCCATAGGCCTGGGGATTAACGAAGTCATCATCTGGGCGGGCACCTCCATGCTCCCAGCCGATGCCGCCGTCAGCATGCACGCCAAGTATGTGCTCTACACCAACGCCAGCAAGATCGTATCCACGGTTGTCGTCGCCATCTGGAATTTCATCATCCGCAAGTGGCTCCTGGACGCCCCTGCGCCGGGCAAGCCCAAGAACGAGCGCTCGTTCGCCCGTCGGCTGGGTGCATTCTCCCTAGCGCACCGCCCCTTCGGCTGGCAGTGA
- a CDS encoding DUF805 domain-containing protein — MTQWNDQTQGANGDPQAGTPQPIADQPGAGQSPDGQAPGTNQAANQQPYGGAQAYPYQLYGTGEEQPFYVQQPAYVRQQPYSQPEYGQQSAYGEQASPTGQPSQPPYGYGQQSQPSYGQPAASQPGAQGPFYGQAPDYGQGPDYGQPYGQQPSGPYMGDQPSLPQTTPMYTVPLGTGGEPPLNQPWYGISFGAAIKRFFSKYADFSGRASRGEFWWSFLFLLLVGLGLGIVTGQMGRFGSYISYIWDLAVLVPNISIAVRRLHDSNLSGLWILLPFGLTYGSIIAMAVTISHIGLDAFLSADATAITPASVKALSWEFFIMMAGFIVWLVFTVRQSDPHGARFDKTA, encoded by the coding sequence ATGACGCAGTGGAATGACCAGACCCAAGGAGCGAACGGGGACCCCCAGGCAGGGACCCCACAGCCAATCGCGGACCAACCGGGCGCTGGCCAGAGCCCGGACGGGCAAGCCCCCGGGACCAACCAAGCGGCCAACCAGCAGCCTTACGGGGGCGCGCAGGCCTACCCCTACCAACTGTATGGGACAGGTGAGGAGCAGCCATTCTACGTCCAGCAACCCGCGTACGTGCGACAGCAGCCATACAGCCAGCCCGAATACGGCCAACAGTCGGCTTACGGGGAGCAGGCCAGCCCGACAGGCCAGCCAAGTCAGCCCCCATACGGATACGGGCAGCAAAGCCAGCCCTCGTACGGGCAGCCCGCCGCCAGCCAGCCAGGAGCGCAAGGACCCTTCTACGGTCAGGCTCCAGACTATGGGCAAGGACCAGACTACGGACAGCCCTACGGCCAGCAACCCAGCGGGCCCTACATGGGGGACCAGCCCTCCCTGCCGCAGACCACGCCGATGTACACGGTCCCGCTGGGAACCGGCGGTGAGCCGCCCCTCAACCAGCCCTGGTACGGCATCAGCTTCGGAGCCGCCATTAAGCGCTTCTTCAGCAAGTACGCCGACTTCTCCGGCCGCGCCTCCCGGGGCGAGTTCTGGTGGTCCTTCCTCTTCCTGCTGCTTGTGGGCCTGGGCCTGGGCATCGTGACCGGGCAGATGGGCCGCTTCGGCAGCTATATAAGCTACATATGGGACTTGGCCGTCCTAGTGCCCAACATATCGATTGCCGTACGCAGGCTGCATGACAGCAATCTTTCCGGTTTGTGGATTCTCCTGCCCTTCGGCTTGACTTACGGCAGCATCATCGCCATGGCCGTCACCATCTCCCACATCGGCCTTGACGCCTTCCTCTCCGCGGACGCCACGGCGATCACCCCCGCCTCGGTCAAAGCGCTGAGCTGGGAATTCTTCATCATGATGGCCGGCTTCATCGTCTGGCTGGTCTTCACAGTCCGTCAGTCCGACCCACATGGCGCCCGCTTCGACAAGACCGCGTGA
- a CDS encoding phenylpyruvate tautomerase MIF-related protein produces MPVIHTHVSTPLSAEQRERIKTAYGQAITAVPGKSEGWLMCPFESDMPIYFAGDDSKPAAYVEVNVFGSDVPRSAWEQLTQSIMKALNEELGIPNDRTYIRYTATTDWGWNGSNF; encoded by the coding sequence ATGCCAGTCATCCATACCCATGTTTCCACCCCTTTGAGCGCAGAACAGCGCGAACGGATCAAGACCGCTTACGGCCAGGCCATCACCGCGGTGCCCGGTAAGTCCGAAGGCTGGCTGATGTGCCCGTTCGAGTCGGACATGCCCATCTACTTCGCCGGCGATGATTCCAAGCCCGCCGCATACGTAGAGGTCAACGTCTTCGGCTCCGACGTGCCGCGCTCAGCCTGGGAGCAGCTCACCCAGTCGATCATGAAAGCCCTGAACGAGGAGCTGGGCATCCCCAACGACCGCACCTACATCCGCTACACGGCTACGACCGACTGGGGATGGAACGGTTCCAACTTCTAA
- the rpsR gene encoding 30S ribosomal protein S18: MSRKRPQAPVKPIKKKPNPLSVAKVHEIDYKDVALLRKFISDRGKIRSRRITGVTVQQQRQLSKAIKNAREMALLPYQTTGR; the protein is encoded by the coding sequence ATGTCACGCAAAAGGCCGCAAGCGCCGGTCAAGCCAATCAAGAAGAAGCCGAATCCGCTGAGCGTAGCCAAGGTTCACGAGATCGATTACAAGGATGTCGCTCTGCTTCGCAAGTTCATCTCTGACCGGGGCAAGATTCGTTCCCGTCGGATCACGGGCGTCACCGTCCAGCAGCAGCGCCAGCTCTCCAAGGCGATCAAGAACGCCCGCGAGATGGCTCTCCTGCCTTACCAGACCACCGGCCGCTGA
- a CDS encoding single-stranded DNA-binding protein: protein MAGDTIITVVGNLTADPEVRTTANGGTVADFTIASTPRQYNRNSGQWEDGDALFLRCSAWDSTYAPMASNVQASLAKGMRVIAQGRLVQRSYQDREGNNRTVVEMRVDEIGPALTRNTAQVTRNSGSGGGAGGGRGGFAGSQQGGGYQGGYQGGASAPAGGRQAPQGGNPSARQQAPAQDPWSTPSSGGSDAAGGSYGSFGSSDDFGGSGDEPEF, encoded by the coding sequence ATGGCAGGGGACACGATCATCACGGTGGTGGGTAACCTCACCGCCGACCCGGAGGTACGCACCACCGCCAATGGCGGCACGGTCGCTGATTTCACGATCGCCTCCACCCCGCGGCAGTACAACCGCAACTCGGGGCAGTGGGAGGACGGCGACGCCCTCTTCCTGCGCTGCTCGGCCTGGGATTCCACCTATGCGCCGATGGCCTCCAACGTGCAGGCCAGCCTCGCCAAGGGCATGCGAGTCATCGCCCAGGGCCGGTTGGTCCAGCGTTCCTACCAGGACCGAGAAGGCAACAACCGCACGGTCGTGGAGATGCGCGTGGACGAGATCGGTCCCGCTCTGACCCGCAACACCGCTCAGGTGACCCGAAACTCGGGTAGCGGCGGCGGTGCCGGCGGCGGGCGCGGCGGTTTCGCTGGCTCGCAGCAAGGCGGAGGCTACCAAGGCGGCTACCAGGGTGGTGCTTCGGCGCCGGCCGGTGGTCGGCAGGCCCCCCAGGGCGGCAACCCCTCAGCTCGACAGCAGGCGCCGGCCCAGGATCCCTGGTCCACGCCGTCCTCTGGCGGTTCGGATGCGGCTGGCGGCTCTTACGGGTCCTTCGGTTCCTCCGACGATTTCGGCGGATCCGGGGATGAGCCGGAATTCTGA
- the rpsF gene encoding 30S ribosomal protein S6, producing the protein MSAHKYELMFIADPSLDERALEKMAQQYLEIVTKEGGSIDKTDFWGRRKLAYEIDGNTEGNYAVINYTCEPAVSDELDRVLNLSESIIRTKILRKDAK; encoded by the coding sequence ATGTCTGCGCACAAGTATGAACTGATGTTCATCGCTGATCCGTCCCTCGACGAGCGAGCCCTGGAGAAGATGGCTCAGCAGTATCTCGAGATCGTCACTAAAGAGGGCGGTTCCATCGATAAGACCGATTTCTGGGGTCGCCGTAAGCTGGCCTACGAGATTGACGGCAATACCGAGGGCAACTACGCGGTGATCAACTACACGTGCGAGCCGGCCGTCTCCGACGAGCTCGACCGTGTGCTGAACCTGAGCGAATCCATCATTCGCACCAAGATCCTTCGCAAGGACGCCAAGTAA
- a CDS encoding MFS transporter, with the protein MPSQVTAAVREVGRRILGGYSELLRMPGTARFAIGAVVASMPFPMVGMTITISVQRYYGSYTLAGSLTAIQAISLAVMSPLLGKLVDKFGQRQVSIPTIGVWMVAAASLTTAISSHAPIWALYCITPFMAAIPPWGAMSRQRWTLLLKGDHVRTERALSLCGVLDEAMWVVGNPLASILAVISGILAFSFTGVCVAVGALMFLTELSTEPPSQTVLARRDGVSRKVYRARQARIQAQLQGEEGSSAFWSSGLVAVCITWFGLGAFQSAASISIISFASEQGAKQMTGFIFACFSFSSLIGALMYGAKSWTIPLWKRFYFCLLVVNLGIASFMFARNIWTIMAIYLVIGVCQAPTWINGNQLMLHLVPPFRFTEGMAWLNAMNSIGSSAGSAIAGVFIDRYGSQGGFSVVTFLALTSLAIAFIGFKQIRGSTQRPDLTVIPV; encoded by the coding sequence ATGCCCAGCCAAGTCACCGCAGCCGTCAGAGAGGTGGGGCGCCGCATTCTAGGTGGCTACTCCGAGCTACTGAGGATGCCCGGCACCGCCCGGTTCGCCATCGGCGCCGTTGTCGCCTCCATGCCTTTCCCTATGGTGGGCATGACCATCACGATTTCGGTCCAGCGTTACTACGGCTCCTACACCTTGGCCGGCTCCCTGACCGCCATCCAAGCGATTTCTCTAGCGGTCATGAGCCCGTTGCTGGGTAAGCTGGTCGACAAGTTCGGCCAGAGGCAGGTCTCCATCCCGACCATTGGGGTCTGGATGGTGGCGGCGGCCAGTCTGACGACGGCCATCAGCTCCCACGCCCCGATTTGGGCCCTATACTGCATCACCCCCTTCATGGCGGCCATCCCACCTTGGGGTGCCATGAGCCGGCAGCGCTGGACCCTCTTGCTCAAGGGCGACCATGTGCGCACCGAGCGGGCCCTATCCCTGTGCGGTGTCTTAGATGAAGCCATGTGGGTGGTCGGCAACCCCCTGGCCTCGATCCTGGCTGTCATCTCAGGTATCCTGGCCTTCTCCTTCACTGGCGTGTGCGTAGCCGTCGGCGCCCTGATGTTCCTGACCGAGCTGTCCACCGAACCGCCTTCCCAGACGGTCCTGGCCCGCCGCGATGGGGTCAGCCGCAAGGTCTACCGGGCCCGCCAGGCCAGAATCCAGGCCCAATTGCAAGGCGAAGAAGGCTCCAGCGCTTTCTGGAGCTCCGGACTGGTCGCCGTTTGCATCACCTGGTTCGGCTTAGGCGCCTTCCAGTCCGCCGCTTCGATCTCGATCATCTCCTTCGCCAGCGAGCAGGGAGCCAAGCAGATGACTGGCTTCATCTTCGCCTGCTTCTCCTTCTCCTCCCTGATCGGCGCCCTCATGTACGGGGCGAAGAGCTGGACGATTCCCCTGTGGAAGCGCTTTTACTTCTGCCTCCTCGTCGTGAACCTGGGCATAGCCTCGTTCATGTTCGCCCGCAACATATGGACGATCATGGCCATCTACCTGGTCATCGGAGTCTGCCAGGCCCCTACTTGGATCAACGGCAACCAGCTCATGCTCCACCTGGTGCCGCCCTTCCGCTTCACCGAGGGCATGGCTTGGCTGAACGCCATGAACTCAATCGGATCGTCCGCAGGCTCGGCGATCGCCGGGGTCTTCATCGACCGTTACGGGTCCCAGGGCGGATTCAGTGTGGTCACCTTCCTGGCCTTGACCAGCCTGGCCATCGCCTTCATCGGTTTCAAGCAGATCCGCGGCTCCACCCAGCGCCCGGACCTAACCGTCATACCCGTCTGA
- a CDS encoding LicD family protein, which produces MLPASAQSFHDAERYIAGQFALLKEDNASLRRQLDDMSAQMLRLQESLDREENARDLDRERQLIMYWQLMRREGESLEDTQIRFFRALPKASGIHQLFQDAEAKLFALLSDLCKDHEIQYWGTGGTVLGAFRHGDFIPWDDDVDIYIPRDQLDRLAELVEADDRFRITVLWDWYVPCKQIRFRLADDDNPCFIDLFPLDWVASDPKTAWEQCSAERRAFVDELREAYAHSEWSEEKYIVQGNPCVAGLEERLASRLASLGERLSVLPTSQGATGLIRGIENIDEVRSSGPYPIGEWMPPEKLTFRGVDVPVPRDYREYLRRAYGDYMSLPADMHTHEHVAADYIGSPASIDAMNRFMAL; this is translated from the coding sequence TTGCTGCCTGCATCCGCGCAATCATTTCACGATGCCGAGCGCTACATCGCCGGGCAGTTCGCCCTGCTGAAGGAGGACAATGCTTCCCTGCGGCGCCAGTTGGATGATATGAGCGCGCAGATGCTCCGGCTCCAGGAAAGCCTGGACCGTGAGGAGAACGCCCGAGACCTTGATCGCGAGCGTCAGCTGATTATGTACTGGCAGTTGATGAGGCGCGAAGGAGAGTCCTTGGAGGACACCCAGATCCGGTTCTTCCGAGCTCTGCCGAAGGCATCTGGCATCCACCAGCTTTTCCAGGATGCCGAGGCTAAATTGTTCGCTCTTCTTTCCGACTTGTGCAAGGATCACGAGATTCAGTATTGGGGCACCGGCGGCACCGTTCTAGGGGCCTTCCGTCACGGCGATTTCATTCCCTGGGACGACGATGTGGATATTTACATACCCAGAGACCAGTTGGATAGGTTGGCCGAGCTCGTCGAGGCCGATGACCGCTTCCGGATTACCGTGCTCTGGGACTGGTATGTGCCATGTAAACAGATACGCTTCAGGCTCGCTGATGATGACAACCCCTGCTTTATAGACCTCTTCCCCCTGGATTGGGTGGCGAGCGATCCTAAGACTGCCTGGGAGCAGTGCTCCGCCGAGCGTCGGGCATTTGTGGATGAGTTGCGGGAGGCATACGCCCACTCCGAATGGAGCGAAGAAAAGTACATCGTGCAAGGCAATCCCTGTGTGGCGGGCCTCGAGGAGAGGCTTGCGAGCAGGCTCGCCTCCTTAGGCGAGCGCCTATCTGTTCTGCCGACCAGCCAGGGTGCCACCGGCCTGATCCGAGGAATTGAGAACATTGACGAGGTCAGGTCTTCGGGGCCATACCCGATTGGAGAATGGATGCCACCGGAGAAGCTTACCTTCCGGGGAGTAGACGTACCGGTTCCCCGGGATTATCGGGAATATTTGCGTCGGGCATATGGAGACTATATGTCGCTTCCTGCGGATATGCACACGCATGAGCATGTGGCCGCTGATTACATAGGGTCGCCCGCGTCGATTGATGCGATGAATCGCTTCATGGCGCTCTAG
- a CDS encoding ABC transporter permease: MLVFAALIAAWQAWTDLGSISEHALPSPSRIIQASLAAWPDLMEATQPTATEGFIGFLLATGLGVLAGIGLYRWRSVHDALYPLIAAAQMVPLITVAPLFIIWFGFEPLGKVVIVALFALFPIAVQTYRGLQEVPPFYQDVALTCGASQAWTLWHVKLRVAARQIFSGLRVSAAYVFATAATAEYLGARNGLGIWLQSAFNSFQTPLIFSATLVIMALTGILLGLIALAERALIGGDDQADSARPED, from the coding sequence ATGCTGGTCTTCGCGGCCCTCATCGCAGCCTGGCAGGCCTGGACCGACCTCGGTTCCATCTCGGAGCACGCGCTGCCCTCCCCCAGCCGCATCATCCAGGCCAGCCTGGCCGCCTGGCCGGACCTGATGGAGGCGACCCAGCCCACTGCGACCGAAGGATTCATCGGCTTCCTACTGGCCACCGGGCTAGGGGTGCTGGCCGGCATCGGCCTCTACCGTTGGCGCAGCGTCCACGACGCCCTCTACCCGCTGATCGCCGCCGCCCAGATGGTGCCGTTGATCACCGTCGCCCCGCTGTTCATCATCTGGTTCGGCTTCGAGCCTCTGGGCAAAGTGGTCATCGTCGCGCTCTTCGCCCTCTTCCCCATCGCCGTCCAGACGTATCGGGGCTTGCAAGAGGTCCCTCCCTTCTATCAGGACGTGGCCCTGACCTGCGGGGCCAGCCAGGCCTGGACCCTGTGGCACGTGAAGCTGCGCGTAGCCGCCCGGCAGATTTTCTCCGGCCTGCGCGTCTCCGCCGCCTACGTCTTCGCCACAGCGGCGACCGCTGAATACCTGGGCGCCAGGAACGGCTTGGGCATCTGGCTCCAGTCCGCTTTCAACTCCTTCCAAACGCCGCTGATCTTCTCCGCCACCCTGGTCATCATGGCCTTGACCGGAATCCTCCTCGGGCTGATCGCCTTGGCCGAGCGGGCGCTGATCGGCGGGGATGACCAGGCCGACTCCGCCAGGCCCGAGGACTGA
- the rfbB gene encoding dTDP-glucose 4,6-dehydratase, producing the protein MPDSDVQPCQGDFACLLVTGGAGFIGSNFVRFVLREHRLPHIVVFDKFTYAANLKSLSGVDLERLDIVEGDICDVAQVEQVITDYGVDAIVNFAAESHNDNAICDPAPFISTNVVGTYVLLEAARRHNLRFHQVSTDEVYGDLALDDSSRFTERSPYRPSGPYAASKAAADHLVRAWHRTYGSRVTISNSSNNYGPRQHVEKFIPRQITNILCGVRPKLYGDGRAVRDWIAVEDNCTAIWEVLTRGEIGRTYLIGADGERSNIQVLRMILERMGRPVDEFDWVRDRPGADRRYALNASGIRDQLGWRPRCADFAVGLDETIAWYRDHADWWMPSKAETEDKYQREGH; encoded by the coding sequence ATGCCAGATTCGGACGTACAACCTTGCCAGGGCGATTTCGCATGTCTTCTGGTTACCGGCGGTGCCGGCTTCATTGGCTCCAACTTTGTCAGATTCGTATTACGAGAGCATCGCTTACCCCACATTGTGGTTTTCGACAAATTTACCTACGCGGCGAATTTGAAGAGCCTGTCTGGGGTTGACCTCGAACGTCTCGATATCGTCGAGGGCGACATTTGCGATGTTGCGCAAGTCGAGCAGGTAATCACGGATTATGGTGTGGATGCTATTGTCAACTTCGCCGCCGAGTCCCACAACGACAACGCCATTTGCGATCCCGCCCCCTTCATCAGCACTAACGTGGTGGGTACGTACGTCCTGCTTGAGGCGGCCCGGCGCCACAACCTGCGCTTCCACCAGGTTTCGACCGACGAGGTCTACGGAGACCTGGCTCTGGACGATTCCTCCCGCTTTACCGAGCGCAGCCCCTACCGTCCTTCCGGGCCGTACGCAGCTTCCAAGGCGGCGGCCGACCATCTGGTTCGCGCCTGGCACAGGACGTATGGCAGCCGGGTAACCATCTCGAACAGCTCCAACAACTACGGCCCACGACAGCACGTGGAGAAGTTCATCCCCCGGCAGATCACCAATATCCTGTGCGGTGTACGACCCAAACTCTATGGGGATGGGAGGGCGGTCCGTGACTGGATCGCGGTCGAGGATAACTGCACGGCGATTTGGGAGGTCCTGACCCGCGGCGAAATCGGGAGAACCTACCTGATAGGCGCGGACGGCGAGCGGAGCAATATCCAGGTGCTTCGCATGATTTTGGAGCGCATGGGCAGGCCCGTAGACGAGTTCGACTGGGTGCGGGACCGGCCCGGAGCTGACCGCAGGTACGCCCTGAACGCCAGCGGCATCCGCGACCAGCTGGGTTGGCGACCCCGGTGCGCGGACTTCGCGGTGGGCCTGGACGAGACAATCGCCTGGTATAGGGACCATGCCGATTGGTGGATGCCCAGCAAGGCCGAGACTGAGGACAAATACCAGCGGGAAGGGCACTGA